In Pedobacter sp. SL55, the following proteins share a genomic window:
- a CDS encoding YybH family protein, whose amino-acid sequence MKKILLLLLVAFANTAMAQTPQDRVAILKVLENQRQGWNKGDMDSYMQGYWKSDSLLFVGKNGPTYGWQKTLDNYKKGYPDKSAMGFLTFGIKKVEFLAKDKAFVLGSWNLKREKDEPKGYFTLLLRKIDGEWKVVVDHSS is encoded by the coding sequence ATGAAAAAAATATTATTGCTATTGTTGGTGGCTTTTGCAAATACTGCAATGGCACAAACGCCTCAAGACCGAGTAGCTATTTTAAAGGTGTTAGAAAACCAACGCCAAGGTTGGAACAAAGGCGATATGGACAGTTATATGCAAGGTTATTGGAAGAGTGATAGTTTGTTGTTTGTGGGTAAAAATGGCCCCACTTATGGCTGGCAAAAAACTTTGGATAATTACAAGAAGGGATATCCTGATAAGAGTGCCATGGGGTTTTTAACTTTCGGGATTAAGAAAGTGGAATTTTTAGCAAAGGATAAAGCCTTTGTTTTGGGAAGCTGGAATTTGAAAAGAGAGAAAGATGAGCCGAAAGGTTATTTTACTTTGTTGTTGAGGAAGATTGACGGGGAGTGGAAGGTGGTTGTTGACCATAGTTCTTAG
- a CDS encoding DUF2809 domain-containing protein — MKPKKPHFRFHLGSLLIAIAIFIIEVLIALFITDNFIRPYVGDVLVVILIYYFVKAFVHIGIWPLAISTLLFSYLIETLQYFQFVKLIGLGDNKLANIVIGNYFAWEDMIAYTIGITIVVFIEIYFIKTKKPTMTDFYEKFRNKKQFDDHAEAISAHLDERYTTEEITVFHEIFSPDFHLDVYFVQSEKHNFNFLITAGMSTLEMTVPTAVENPQAYQFAELMLLLPKAITFGKVTGDNPNDWLISMLKEAARFPHHYDTWLAIGHTLQATANMEPYAENTNYTGVVILPSVTFDEEFTSVQAGENLINIYSVFPLYADEMNYKIANGYNALLDRLIEKNAQEIFDYNRANLLD, encoded by the coding sequence ATGAAACCCAAAAAGCCTCATTTCCGCTTTCATCTAGGCAGTTTACTCATCGCAATTGCCATATTCATCATCGAAGTTTTAATTGCTTTATTTATTACAGACAATTTTATTCGTCCCTACGTTGGCGATGTATTAGTGGTTATCCTTATCTATTATTTTGTGAAGGCTTTTGTACACATTGGCATTTGGCCTTTAGCCATTAGCACACTTTTGTTCTCCTATTTGATAGAAACGTTACAATATTTTCAATTTGTAAAACTGATAGGATTAGGCGATAACAAGCTCGCCAACATCGTAATTGGAAATTATTTTGCATGGGAAGATATGATTGCCTACACAATTGGAATAACTATTGTTGTTTTTATAGAAATCTACTTTATAAAAACAAAAAAACCTACCATGACCGACTTTTATGAAAAATTTAGGAACAAGAAACAGTTCGATGATCACGCTGAAGCAATTTCGGCACATTTAGACGAACGTTACACTACTGAGGAAATTACCGTTTTCCATGAAATATTTTCCCCAGATTTCCATCTCGATGTGTATTTCGTTCAGTCAGAAAAACACAATTTCAATTTCTTAATCACAGCGGGAATGAGCACCTTGGAAATGACAGTTCCCACAGCAGTAGAAAATCCGCAAGCGTATCAATTTGCAGAGCTGATGTTATTGCTACCAAAAGCTATCACATTTGGTAAAGTAACTGGAGATAACCCAAACGATTGGCTCATTTCGATGCTGAAAGAAGCTGCTCGTTTCCCTCATCATTACGATACTTGGCTAGCCATAGGCCATACCCTACAAGCCACCGCAAATATGGAACCTTATGCAGAAAACACCAATTATACGGGTGTAGTTATTTTGCCATCCGTAACTTTTGATGAAGAATTTACCTCGGTACAGGCTGGAGAAAACTTGATTAATATCTACTCCGTTTTTCCTTTGTATGCAGATGAAATGAACTACAAAATTGCCAACGGCTACAATGCGCTTTTAGACAGGCTAATTGAAAAGAACGCACAAGAAATTTTTGATTACAACAGAGCTAATTTGCTAGACTAG